One part of the Anaeromyxobacter sp. Fw109-5 genome encodes these proteins:
- a CDS encoding MBL fold metallo-hydrolase — MRPALDATAVVLYRDGPPGREVFLVRRGVDRRFAAGFHAFPGGRLDPEDGELEVAGLAGEAAALAACAARELFEETGVLVARGPPPSSPERDEGRRAVLEGRLSFRAFLARQGLVVDGARLVPAGRWVTPDHLPLRYDARLFLVRLAPEDAPEVWPGELAGGALVPVADALRRWSRGELLLHPPNLHALRVLARPGAPSLESLRAPPDCEAFVSRRIEFQEGFFLAALRTPTLPPATHTNAWLVPADGGLAVVDPGPTDAGEQAKLLALLEALAAEGRPPRAVWLTHAHPDHVGAVALVAERYRVPVLGHALAAARLPPGLDFRPLRDGELLGARFRVLATPGHAREHLAFLDEDSGALLCGDMVSTLSTIVVDPPEGDMAEYERQLERLRALAPRTLYPAHGPPAPAAPERLGAYLAHRHAREALVVEALGKSGRTLPEVTALAYADTPPAALPFAERSCLAALLKLAAEGRAALSGEGWLRP; from the coding sequence GTGCGCCCCGCCCTCGACGCCACCGCGGTCGTGCTGTACCGCGACGGTCCGCCGGGCCGCGAGGTGTTCCTCGTGCGGCGCGGGGTCGACCGGCGCTTCGCGGCCGGCTTCCACGCCTTCCCGGGCGGCCGGCTCGACCCCGAGGACGGCGAGCTCGAGGTGGCGGGGCTCGCCGGCGAGGCGGCCGCGCTCGCGGCCTGCGCCGCGCGCGAGCTGTTCGAGGAGACCGGCGTCCTCGTCGCCCGCGGGCCGCCACCCTCTTCGCCGGAGCGCGACGAGGGCCGGCGCGCGGTGCTCGAGGGGAGGCTCTCGTTCCGAGCCTTCCTCGCGCGCCAGGGGCTCGTCGTGGACGGCGCCCGGCTCGTGCCCGCCGGCCGCTGGGTGACGCCGGACCACCTCCCGCTCCGCTACGACGCCCGGCTGTTCCTCGTGCGGCTCGCCCCGGAGGACGCGCCGGAGGTCTGGCCGGGCGAGCTCGCCGGCGGCGCCCTCGTGCCGGTCGCGGACGCCCTGCGGCGCTGGTCCCGCGGCGAGCTCCTGCTCCACCCGCCGAACCTGCACGCGCTGAGGGTGCTCGCGCGCCCCGGCGCCCCGTCGCTCGAGTCCCTCCGGGCGCCGCCGGACTGCGAGGCGTTCGTCTCGCGGCGCATCGAGTTCCAGGAGGGCTTCTTCCTCGCCGCGCTGCGCACCCCCACGCTCCCGCCCGCGACGCACACGAACGCCTGGCTCGTCCCGGCGGACGGCGGCCTCGCCGTCGTGGATCCCGGCCCGACGGACGCGGGCGAGCAGGCGAAGCTCCTCGCCCTCCTCGAGGCGCTCGCCGCCGAGGGCCGTCCGCCCCGGGCCGTGTGGCTCACGCACGCCCACCCCGATCACGTGGGCGCCGTGGCGCTCGTGGCGGAGCGCTACCGCGTGCCGGTGCTGGGCCACGCGCTCGCCGCCGCGCGGCTCCCGCCCGGCCTCGACTTCCGCCCGCTGCGGGACGGCGAGCTCCTCGGCGCGCGCTTCCGGGTGCTCGCCACTCCCGGCCATGCCCGCGAGCACCTGGCCTTCCTGGACGAGGACAGCGGCGCGCTGCTGTGCGGGGACATGGTCTCGACGCTCTCGACGATCGTGGTCGATCCGCCCGAGGGCGACATGGCGGAGTACGAGCGGCAGCTCGAGCGGCTCCGCGCGCTCGCGCCTCGCACGCTCTACCCCGCGCACGGGCCGCCCGCGCCCGCCGCGCCGGAGCGGCTCGGGGCGTACCTCGCGCACCGGCACGCGCGGGAGGCGCTCGTCGTGGAGGCGCTCGGGAAGAGCGGGCGGACGCTCCCGGAGGTGACCGCGCTCGCGTACGCCGACACCCCGCCCGCGGCGCTGCCGTTCGCCGAGCGGAGCTGCCTCGCCGCCCTGCTGAAGCTCGCGGCCGAAGGGCGTGCCGCCCTTTCGGGCGAGGGCTGGCTCCGTCCCTGA
- a CDS encoding sigma-54 dependent transcriptional regulator → MARILIADDHDAVREGMAIALSRLGHDVLAVRGGAEAIAAYRKKPADVVVTDLRMVPVDGIEVVRRLRELDPDATVLVVSAHGTIAVAVEAMREGAIDFIEKPFSPDVLRARVEKSIEIARERKGARTARARAEALEEDLGRDRAHGLVGSSEPMRRVLDQVRKVASTGATVLVLGESGTGKELVARAIHDASPRREQPFVSISCAAIPEGLLESELFGHEKGAFTGAIRRKLGRFELANGGTLFLDEVGEIPHAVQVKLLRVLQERQFERVGGEETVEVDVRVVSATNRNLAQMVESGRFREDLYYRLNVVPILLPPLRDRPGDVEELARFFVARLAPRMSRAVTGLAPEALELLRRHRWPGNVRELENVIEQALVFAEGELVRPRDLPEGVRKAPPAPSLPVPSGDRSLTDILEDLERQLILAAYEKARGVKAETARLLGIKPSALYYKLEKYGIVKAGEKAEETS, encoded by the coding sequence ATGGCCCGCATCCTCATCGCCGACGACCACGACGCGGTCCGCGAGGGCATGGCGATCGCCCTCTCGCGCCTCGGCCACGACGTCCTCGCCGTCCGCGGCGGCGCCGAGGCGATCGCCGCCTACCGCAAGAAGCCGGCGGACGTGGTGGTCACCGACCTGCGCATGGTCCCGGTGGACGGGATCGAGGTGGTGAGGCGCCTGCGCGAGCTCGACCCGGACGCGACGGTGCTCGTCGTGTCGGCCCACGGCACCATCGCGGTCGCGGTCGAGGCGATGCGCGAGGGGGCGATCGACTTCATCGAGAAGCCGTTCTCGCCCGACGTGCTCCGCGCGCGCGTGGAGAAGTCCATCGAGATCGCCCGCGAGCGGAAGGGGGCGCGCACCGCCCGCGCCCGGGCCGAGGCGCTCGAGGAGGACCTCGGGCGCGATCGCGCGCACGGCCTCGTGGGGAGCTCCGAGCCGATGCGGCGCGTGCTCGACCAGGTGCGCAAGGTGGCCTCCACCGGCGCGACCGTGCTCGTGCTCGGCGAGTCCGGGACCGGCAAGGAGCTCGTGGCGCGCGCCATCCACGACGCGAGCCCGCGGCGCGAGCAGCCGTTCGTCTCCATCTCCTGCGCCGCCATCCCGGAGGGCCTGCTCGAGTCGGAGCTGTTCGGCCACGAGAAGGGCGCCTTCACCGGCGCCATCCGCCGCAAGCTCGGCCGGTTCGAGCTGGCCAACGGCGGCACGCTCTTCCTCGACGAGGTCGGCGAGATCCCGCATGCGGTGCAGGTGAAGCTCCTGCGCGTCCTGCAGGAGCGCCAGTTCGAGCGGGTCGGCGGCGAGGAGACGGTGGAGGTGGACGTGCGGGTGGTCTCCGCCACGAACCGCAACCTCGCGCAGATGGTGGAGTCGGGCCGCTTCCGGGAGGACCTCTACTACCGCCTGAACGTGGTCCCCATCCTGCTCCCCCCGCTGCGCGATCGCCCCGGCGACGTCGAGGAGCTCGCGCGGTTCTTCGTCGCGCGGCTGGCGCCGCGCATGAGCCGGGCGGTCACCGGCCTCGCCCCCGAGGCGCTCGAGCTGCTGCGCCGCCACCGCTGGCCCGGCAACGTGCGCGAGCTCGAGAACGTGATCGAGCAGGCGCTGGTGTTCGCCGAGGGCGAGCTGGTGCGGCCGCGCGACCTGCCCGAGGGCGTCCGCAAGGCGCCGCCCGCGCCGTCGCTGCCGGTGCCGAGCGGCGACCGGAGCCTCACCGACATCCTGGAGGACCTCGAGCGGCAGCTCATCCTCGCCGCCTACGAGAAGGCGCGCGGGGTGAAGGCGGAGACGGCGCGCCTCCTCGGCATCAAGCCGTCCGCGCTCTACTACAAGCTCGAGAAGTACGGGATCGTGAAGGCGGGCGAGAAGGCGGAGGAGACGTCCTGA
- a CDS encoding phospholipase D-like domain-containing protein — translation MLADLWSVVVASVSLAISLFASGHAVLHKRDVRATLGWVGFIWLAPVIGGVAYLLFGVNRIRRRAHALGLPDLRARAHDEHAAPPPPLAPQAAHLEGLHALSDAVVRRPLVAGNALELLPGGAVAYPAMIAAIDAARRSVTFCTYIFDPGAAGDAFADALARARERGVAVRVLVDAVGARYRWPPVHRRLRRRGIRTELFLQRLTPAFLPFVNLRNHRKVLVVDGRVGFTGGMNVRDDFLPRAGGGPPFMDLQVRVEGPIVSHLQSTFAEDWLFTTGEGLEGEAFFPALRGAGPVVARGIADGPDEDFETIRWVLLGALATARRRVRIVTPYFLPDAALITALSVASMRGVAVDVVLPARGNLPLVQWAQAAQLWQVLDRGCRVWMTPPPFDHTKLMVVDSVWTLVGSANWDPRSLRLNFELDVECYDPELAARAEALAEERIARAREVTLADVDARSLAVKLRDGAARLLSPYL, via the coding sequence GTGCTCGCGGACCTCTGGAGCGTCGTCGTCGCGTCGGTCAGCCTCGCGATCTCGCTCTTCGCGAGCGGGCACGCCGTGCTGCACAAGCGCGACGTGCGCGCGACCCTGGGGTGGGTGGGGTTCATCTGGCTCGCGCCCGTGATCGGCGGCGTCGCGTACCTGCTCTTCGGGGTGAACCGGATCCGCCGGCGCGCGCACGCGCTGGGCCTGCCGGACCTCCGCGCGCGCGCCCACGACGAGCACGCCGCGCCGCCCCCGCCGCTGGCGCCCCAGGCGGCCCACCTCGAGGGGCTGCACGCCCTCTCCGACGCCGTCGTGCGCCGCCCGCTCGTCGCCGGCAACGCCCTCGAGCTGCTCCCCGGCGGCGCCGTGGCGTACCCGGCGATGATCGCCGCCATCGACGCGGCCCGCCGCTCCGTCACGTTCTGCACGTACATCTTCGACCCGGGGGCGGCGGGGGACGCCTTCGCCGACGCCCTCGCTCGCGCGCGGGAGCGCGGCGTCGCGGTGCGCGTGCTCGTGGACGCGGTCGGCGCGCGCTACCGCTGGCCCCCGGTGCACCGCCGCCTGCGGCGCCGCGGCATCCGCACGGAGCTGTTCCTGCAGCGGCTCACGCCGGCCTTCCTCCCCTTCGTGAACCTGCGCAACCACCGCAAGGTGCTGGTGGTGGACGGGCGCGTCGGCTTCACCGGCGGCATGAACGTGCGCGACGACTTCCTCCCCCGCGCCGGCGGCGGCCCGCCGTTCATGGACCTCCAGGTGAGGGTGGAGGGGCCGATCGTCTCGCACCTCCAGAGCACCTTCGCGGAGGACTGGCTCTTCACCACCGGCGAGGGGCTCGAGGGCGAGGCCTTCTTCCCGGCCCTCCGCGGCGCCGGACCGGTCGTGGCGCGCGGCATCGCCGACGGGCCCGACGAGGACTTCGAGACCATCCGCTGGGTGCTCCTCGGCGCCCTCGCCACCGCGCGCCGGCGCGTGCGCATCGTCACCCCCTACTTCCTGCCGGACGCCGCGCTCATCACCGCCCTCAGCGTCGCGTCGATGCGCGGCGTGGCGGTGGACGTCGTCCTGCCCGCGCGCGGGAACCTGCCGCTCGTGCAGTGGGCCCAGGCCGCCCAGCTCTGGCAGGTGCTCGACCGCGGCTGCCGCGTGTGGATGACGCCTCCCCCCTTCGATCACACGAAGCTCATGGTGGTGGACTCGGTCTGGACCCTCGTCGGCTCCGCCAACTGGGATCCGCGCAGCCTGCGCCTCAACTTCGAGCTCGACGTGGAGTGCTACGACCCGGAGCTCGCCGCGCGCGCGGAGGCGCTCGCCGAGGAGCGCATCGCGCGCGCGCGGGAGGTGACGCTCGCGGACGTGGACGCCCGGTCCCTGGCGGTGAAGCTCCGCGACGGGGCGGCGCGGCTGCTGTCGCCGTATCTCTGA
- a CDS encoding DUF2157 domain-containing protein codes for MERASRGFREGLRRELPAWRAEGLVTDEAARALAARYDLAAAEPGGPSFLAVYVLGALLVGAGVISLVAWHWESMSAAAKLVTLGVSMAAAHGAGWWLWKGAGRSPRLGHALTVLGTLVFGASIGLVAQIFHVSGAWWGAFGAFAAGALAAALLYESGPHLLLAAVAGLWLFGPGFAGDHARPGIALAYAGGAAVAALAWRTRSRTLLAVGAVGVALTLASGHDALRADEGVLPMIAALGAALAAGALVVRDPSRLPLAAASRLLGRLAFYGAAFLLSFHDVANHLRFEDGITPAIALVVLPLLAAAVAALAAGLRRDDVDPLARGEAMLLAATVLALGAGLSLEAGRGAAVVANLSLAFLAIGRIVRGLSWLARGPFWEGMAVSGVLVASRFLEIETHLWLKGAAFIACGVLVIVAGVAFERRRAEREEVNHALA; via the coding sequence ATGGAACGGGCATCACGGGGGTTCCGCGAAGGGCTGCGCCGCGAGCTACCCGCCTGGCGCGCCGAGGGGCTCGTCACCGACGAGGCGGCCCGCGCGCTCGCCGCGCGCTACGACCTCGCGGCGGCGGAGCCGGGCGGCCCGAGCTTCCTCGCCGTGTACGTGCTGGGCGCGCTCCTCGTGGGCGCGGGCGTGATCTCGCTCGTCGCCTGGCACTGGGAGTCCATGTCCGCCGCGGCGAAGCTCGTCACGCTGGGCGTGAGCATGGCGGCCGCGCACGGGGCCGGGTGGTGGCTGTGGAAGGGAGCCGGCCGCTCGCCGCGGCTCGGGCACGCCCTGACGGTGCTCGGCACCCTCGTGTTCGGCGCGAGCATCGGGCTCGTCGCCCAGATCTTCCACGTGTCCGGCGCCTGGTGGGGCGCGTTCGGCGCCTTCGCCGCCGGCGCGCTCGCCGCCGCGCTCCTGTACGAGAGCGGCCCGCACCTGCTGCTCGCCGCCGTCGCGGGGCTGTGGCTGTTCGGGCCGGGCTTCGCCGGCGATCACGCCCGCCCAGGCATCGCCCTCGCGTACGCGGGCGGCGCGGCCGTCGCGGCCCTCGCCTGGCGCACCCGGTCGCGGACGCTCCTCGCCGTGGGCGCGGTCGGCGTGGCGCTCACGCTCGCGAGCGGACACGACGCGCTCCGCGCCGACGAGGGCGTGCTGCCCATGATCGCGGCGCTCGGCGCGGCCCTCGCCGCGGGGGCGCTCGTGGTGCGCGATCCCTCTCGCCTCCCGCTCGCGGCGGCCTCGCGGCTCCTCGGCCGCCTCGCGTTCTACGGCGCCGCCTTTCTCCTCTCCTTCCACGACGTCGCGAACCACCTCCGCTTCGAGGACGGCATCACGCCCGCCATCGCGCTCGTGGTCCTCCCGCTCCTCGCCGCCGCGGTCGCGGCGCTCGCGGCGGGGCTCCGCCGCGACGACGTCGATCCGCTCGCCCGCGGCGAGGCGATGCTGCTCGCCGCGACGGTGCTCGCCCTCGGGGCCGGCCTCTCGCTCGAGGCGGGCCGCGGCGCCGCGGTGGTGGCGAACCTCTCGCTCGCCTTCCTCGCCATCGGCCGCATCGTGCGCGGGCTCTCCTGGCTCGCCCGCGGGCCGTTCTGGGAGGGCATGGCGGTCTCGGGGGTGCTGGTGGCGAGCCGCTTCCTCGAGATCGAGACGCACCTGTGGCTGAAGGGGGCCGCGTTCATCGCCTGCGGCGTGCTCGTCATCGTCGCCGGGGTGGCCTTCGAGCGGCGCCGCGCCGAGCGCGAGGAGGTGAACCATGCCCTCGCGTAG
- a CDS encoding GDYXXLXY domain-containing protein — MPSRSPLRLAAVLALQVAILAAIPLRQVRARLEGTVVTLETVPFDPYDVLSGYYATLRYAAEVPPGLAEARLDTGETAYILVELGEPAWRAVGVARERPATTASGRAALRAVMTRRGLEIVSAGRFYVPESRRAAVDEALRARRGKALVDLRVDEDGNVALLRLRDGERVLAE, encoded by the coding sequence ATGCCCTCGCGTAGCCCCCTGCGCCTCGCCGCGGTGCTCGCCCTCCAGGTGGCGATCCTGGCGGCCATCCCGCTCCGCCAGGTCCGTGCCCGCCTCGAGGGGACCGTGGTGACGCTCGAGACCGTGCCGTTCGATCCTTACGACGTCCTCTCCGGCTACTACGCCACGCTGCGGTACGCCGCCGAGGTGCCGCCCGGCCTCGCCGAGGCCCGCCTCGACACCGGGGAGACGGCCTACATCCTCGTGGAGCTGGGCGAGCCGGCCTGGCGCGCGGTGGGCGTGGCGCGGGAGCGGCCGGCGACCACCGCCAGCGGCCGGGCCGCCCTGCGGGCGGTGATGACGCGACGCGGGCTGGAGATCGTGTCGGCGGGCCGCTTCTACGTGCCGGAGTCCCGCCGCGCGGCGGTGGACGAGGCGCTGCGCGCCCGGCGCGGGAAGGCCCTCGTGGACCTGCGGGTGGACGAGGACGGCAACGTCGCGCTCCTGCGCCTGCGCGACGGCGAGCGCGTGCTCGCCGAGTGA
- the ftsH gene encoding ATP-dependent zinc metalloprotease FtsH yields the protein MPLDKKTKATSFNLGYVLLAALGVMLLQNWWFQSQAVQTLPYSEFQKLVREDKVARVVVSQDEVQGELKEPLNGKKRFATNRVDPEMAKELDQHGVVYAGRFENELLPLILSWVVPIALFFGIWVFLGRRMAKQLGGPGAGGGLMAIGKSKAKVYVETDTKVTFDDVAGVDEAKAELKEVVEFLKDPKRYGRLGARMPKGVLLVGPPGTGKTLLAKAVAGEAAVPFFSISGSEFVEMFVGVGAARVRDLFEQARLKAPAIIFIDELDALGRARASMPGMMGGHDEKEQTLNQLLVELDGFDPSAGIVLVGATNRPEILDPALLRAGRFDRQVLVDRPDRIGRAQILAVHTRKVTLGPSVKLDEVAALTPGFTGADLANLVNEAALVATRRSADEITMEDFNVAIERIVAGLEKKNRLLNPREREIVAHHELGHAFVAQALPGCDPVHKISIIPRGIGALGYTIQRPTEDRYLMTREELESKMAVLLGGRAAEHVVFGHTSTGAADDLAKATDIARNMITRYGMGEALGPVTYESEPDGYLGQMTGTRRLYSEATAREIDVAVRQAVDGAFQRARAILSENRPLLEESARELLRRETLAGGELAAVLGRVHREPSPQVAAAVPV from the coding sequence ATGCCCCTCGACAAGAAGACCAAGGCGACCAGCTTCAACCTCGGCTACGTGCTGCTCGCCGCGCTCGGCGTGATGCTCCTGCAGAACTGGTGGTTCCAGTCGCAGGCGGTCCAGACCCTCCCCTACAGCGAGTTCCAGAAGCTCGTCCGCGAGGACAAGGTCGCGCGGGTGGTGGTCTCGCAGGACGAGGTCCAGGGGGAGCTCAAGGAGCCGCTCAACGGCAAGAAGCGCTTCGCCACGAACCGCGTCGACCCCGAGATGGCGAAGGAGCTGGATCAGCACGGGGTGGTCTACGCGGGCCGCTTCGAGAACGAGCTCCTCCCGCTCATCCTCTCCTGGGTGGTCCCCATCGCCCTGTTCTTCGGGATCTGGGTCTTCCTCGGCCGGCGCATGGCGAAGCAGCTCGGCGGACCCGGCGCGGGCGGCGGGCTCATGGCCATCGGCAAGTCCAAGGCCAAGGTGTACGTCGAGACCGACACCAAGGTGACCTTCGACGACGTGGCGGGCGTGGACGAGGCGAAGGCCGAGCTGAAGGAGGTCGTCGAGTTCCTGAAGGACCCGAAGCGCTACGGCCGGCTCGGCGCGCGCATGCCGAAGGGCGTGCTCCTCGTCGGCCCGCCGGGCACCGGCAAGACCCTCCTCGCGAAGGCGGTGGCGGGCGAGGCGGCGGTGCCGTTCTTCTCCATCTCCGGCTCCGAGTTCGTGGAGATGTTCGTGGGGGTGGGCGCGGCGCGCGTGCGCGATCTCTTCGAGCAGGCGCGGCTGAAGGCGCCCGCCATCATCTTCATCGACGAGCTCGACGCGCTCGGCCGCGCCCGGGCCTCGATGCCGGGCATGATGGGCGGCCACGACGAGAAGGAGCAGACCCTGAACCAGCTGCTCGTCGAGCTCGACGGCTTCGACCCCTCCGCCGGCATCGTGCTCGTCGGCGCGACCAACCGGCCGGAGATCCTCGACCCGGCGCTCCTGCGCGCCGGCCGCTTCGACCGGCAGGTGCTCGTCGACCGGCCCGACCGCATCGGGCGCGCCCAGATCCTGGCCGTGCACACGCGCAAGGTGACGCTCGGCCCGAGCGTGAAGCTCGACGAGGTGGCGGCGCTGACGCCGGGCTTCACCGGCGCGGACCTCGCGAACCTCGTGAACGAGGCGGCGCTCGTGGCGACCCGGCGCAGCGCGGACGAGATCACGATGGAGGACTTCAACGTCGCCATCGAGCGGATCGTCGCCGGGCTGGAGAAGAAGAACCGGCTGCTCAACCCGCGCGAGCGCGAGATCGTGGCCCACCACGAGCTGGGCCACGCGTTCGTCGCCCAGGCGCTGCCGGGCTGCGATCCCGTCCACAAGATCTCGATCATCCCGCGCGGCATCGGCGCGCTCGGCTACACCATCCAGCGGCCGACCGAGGACCGCTACCTCATGACGCGCGAGGAGCTCGAGTCCAAGATGGCGGTCCTCCTCGGCGGCCGCGCCGCCGAGCACGTCGTGTTCGGCCACACCTCCACCGGCGCGGCGGACGACCTCGCGAAGGCCACCGACATCGCGCGCAACATGATCACCCGCTACGGCATGGGCGAGGCGCTCGGGCCGGTCACCTACGAGTCCGAGCCCGACGGGTACCTCGGCCAGATGACGGGGACGCGGCGGCTCTACTCGGAGGCGACCGCCCGCGAGATCGACGTCGCCGTCCGCCAGGCGGTGGACGGCGCCTTCCAGCGCGCCCGCGCCATCCTGTCGGAGAACCGGCCGCTGCTCGAGGAGTCTGCGCGGGAGCTCCTGCGCCGCGAGACGCTCGCCGGCGGCGAGCTCGCCGCGGTGCTCGGCCGCGTTCACCGCGAGCCCTCGCCGCAGGTCGCGGCGGCCGTGCCGGTGTAG
- a CDS encoding Xaa-Pro peptidase family protein has product MTSSNATAPIPAAGLPALQRALAESGLDAWLLYDFHGQNPTAVSAAGLEGHMLTRRWFYLVPARGEAVALVHAIELGSFPPELPGRRERYASWASLREALARLLGALPAGAKVAMEYFPEGAIPYLSRVDAGTLELVRSFGVEVVSSAELVQRFLCRWDAAQVASHERALLAIDAAKDAAFERIGDAQRRGETLLETDVQRFLMERFAEADLETDHPPIVAVNGHAGDPHYAPSERTPTPIRPGDMVLIDLWARGRGPRDVYADITWVAYCGDRPPERLEQIFRVTVGGRDAGLSALERAHREGRTLEGWQVDRVVRDHIAAAGLGDRFVHRTGHSIGRSVHGDGANLDDLETHDTRRLVPGLAFSIEPGVYLPEEGLGVRSEIDVFLADDGPKVFSKIQRELVRIR; this is encoded by the coding sequence CGGCCGGCCTCCCCGCCCTGCAGCGCGCGCTCGCCGAGTCGGGGCTCGACGCCTGGCTGCTCTACGACTTCCACGGCCAGAACCCGACCGCGGTGAGCGCGGCCGGGCTCGAGGGCCACATGCTCACGCGGCGCTGGTTCTACCTCGTGCCCGCCCGTGGCGAGGCGGTCGCGCTCGTCCACGCCATCGAGCTCGGCTCCTTCCCGCCCGAGCTGCCCGGGCGCAGGGAGCGCTACGCCTCGTGGGCGTCGCTGCGCGAGGCGCTGGCGCGCCTCCTCGGGGCGCTCCCCGCCGGCGCGAAGGTGGCGATGGAGTACTTCCCGGAGGGCGCCATCCCGTACCTGTCGCGCGTCGACGCGGGCACGCTCGAGCTCGTCCGCTCCTTCGGCGTGGAGGTGGTCTCGTCCGCGGAGCTCGTCCAGCGCTTCCTCTGCCGCTGGGACGCGGCGCAGGTGGCGAGCCACGAGCGCGCGCTGCTCGCCATCGACGCGGCGAAGGACGCGGCGTTCGAGCGCATCGGGGACGCGCAGCGCCGGGGCGAGACGCTCCTCGAGACGGACGTGCAGCGCTTCCTCATGGAGCGCTTCGCCGAGGCGGACCTCGAGACCGATCACCCGCCCATCGTGGCCGTGAACGGCCACGCCGGCGATCCGCACTACGCGCCCTCCGAGCGGACGCCCACGCCCATCCGGCCGGGCGACATGGTGCTCATCGACCTGTGGGCGCGCGGGAGGGGGCCGCGCGACGTCTACGCGGACATCACCTGGGTCGCGTACTGCGGCGATCGTCCGCCGGAGCGGCTCGAGCAGATCTTCCGGGTGACCGTGGGCGGCCGCGACGCGGGGCTCTCCGCGCTCGAGCGGGCGCATCGCGAGGGCCGCACGCTGGAGGGGTGGCAGGTGGACCGGGTGGTGCGCGATCACATCGCCGCGGCGGGCCTCGGCGATCGCTTCGTCCACCGCACCGGCCACTCCATCGGCCGCTCCGTCCACGGCGACGGCGCGAACCTCGACGACCTCGAGACGCACGACACCCGCCGGCTCGTGCCGGGGCTGGCGTTCTCGATCGAGCCCGGCGTGTACCTGCCGGAGGAGGGGCTCGGGGTGCGCAGCGAGATCGACGTGTTCCTCGCCGACGACGGGCCGAAGGTGTTCTCCAAGATCCAGCGCGAGCTGGTCCGCATCCGCTGA
- a CDS encoding toxin-antitoxin system YwqK family antitoxin — translation MEERFRAGELHGPFVEYHRGGGKAREGEYARGAKTGRWTIWSPSGTREEEAEFKDGLPHGGFTAYWPGGGKKTEGRRCGGAQCGTWRSYDERGALVGSGEYGEPSLTP, via the coding sequence GTGGAGGAGCGCTTCCGGGCGGGCGAGCTCCACGGTCCCTTCGTCGAGTACCACCGCGGCGGCGGGAAGGCGCGCGAGGGCGAGTACGCGCGCGGCGCCAAGACGGGACGCTGGACGATCTGGTCACCCTCCGGGACGCGCGAGGAGGAGGCCGAGTTCAAGGACGGCCTCCCGCACGGTGGGTTCACCGCCTACTGGCCCGGCGGCGGGAAGAAGACCGAGGGCCGCCGCTGCGGCGGCGCCCAGTGCGGCACCTGGCGCAGCTACGACGAGCGCGGCGCGCTCGTCGGCAGCGGCGAATACGGCGAGCCCTCGCTCACGCCGTGA